From a single Peromyscus maniculatus bairdii isolate BWxNUB_F1_BW_parent chromosome 4, HU_Pman_BW_mat_3.1, whole genome shotgun sequence genomic region:
- the Mtln gene encoding mitoregulin, with product MADVSERTLQVSVLVAFASGVVLGWQANRLRRRYLDWRKRRLQDKLATTQKKLDLA from the coding sequence ATGGCGGACGTATCCGAGAGGACGCTGCAGGTGTCTGTGCTAGTGGCTTTCGCCTCTGGAGTGGTCCTGGGCTGGCAGGCGAATCGGCTGCGGAGGCGTTACCTGGACTGGAGGAAGCGGAGGCTGCAGGACAAGCTGGCGACAACTCAGAAGAAGCTGGACCTGGCCTGA